In Macrobrachium rosenbergii isolate ZJJX-2024 chromosome 48, ASM4041242v1, whole genome shotgun sequence, one DNA window encodes the following:
- the LOC136831154 gene encoding uncharacterized protein: MQPHTNNILPSTSRPQPSITAPTCNFLSTTLRTQPSINNLLQISIHNHPLTAIHHNLPHIPIHPQPSSYNFSPTALYPQPSISIHPPTTLHPQPSSQSYPPTTIQSQSSTDNHPSIHNLHPQPAFHPQPSTCIPTPRTLHPQPAFHTQPSTQSLLSTTTSTHSLLSTHNLNPHPAFHPQPSIHSLLSTCNPPPQPAFHPHLAFHPQPSTHSLLSTHSLLQPSTHSLLSTHNPPPTACFPPTTSTHSLLSTHNLLSTHSLLSTHSLLCTHSLLSTHPSTTTCFPPTTHPQSAFHPQCFPFNPPPPSTCFPPTTLHPQPAFHPPSPQPIFHPQPAFHLSTHNCKSSTHSLLSTHNPAPTACFSTTTLHSQPAFHPQPCTHSLPSTHIHSLLSTHNPTLNLHLSLHPQTSTHESLHPPPASTHTS, encoded by the coding sequence ATGCAACCCCACACCAATAACATTCTGCCTTCAACCTCCCGCCCACAACCATCCATCACAGCCCCCACCTGCAATTTTCTGTCCACAACCCTTCGTACACAACCTTCAATCAACAACCTTCTACAAATTTCTATCCACAACCACCCACTTACAGCCATACACCACAACCTTCCACACATACCCATCCACCCACAACCTTCTTCCTACAACTTTTCCCCTACAGCCTTATACCCACAACCCTCCATCAGCATTCACCCACCAACAACACTCCACCCACAACCCTCCAGCCAGAGTTATCCACCTACAACCATCCAGTCACAGTCATCCACTGAcaaccatccatccatccacaaCCTCCACCCACAGCCTGCTTTCCACCCACAACCCTCCACATGCATCCCTACACCCAGAACACTCCACCCACAGCCTGCTTTCCATACACAACCCTCCACCCAAAGCCTGCTTTCCACCACAACCTCCACCCACAGCCTACTTTCCACCCACAACCTCAACCCACACCCTGCTTTCCACCCGCAACCCTCCATCCacagcctgctttccacctgCAACCCTCCACCACAGCCTGCTTTCCACcctcatcttgctttccacccacAACCCTCCACCCACAGCCTTCTTTCCACCCACAGCCTGCTACAACCCTCCACCCACAGCCTTCTTTCCACCCACAACCCTCCACCCACAGCCTGCTTTCCACCCACAACCTCCACCCACAGCCTGCTTTCCACCCACAACCTGCTCTCCACCCACAGCTTGCTTTCCACCCACAGCCTGCTCTGCACCCACAGCTTGCTTTCCACCCACCCCTCAACCACAACCTGCTTTCCACCCACAACTCACCCACAGTCTGCTTTCCACCCACAATGCTTTCCCTTCAACCCTCCACCACCCTCCACCTGCTTTCCACCCACAACCCTCCACCCACAGCCTGCTTTCCACCCACCCTCCCCACAGCCTATTTTCCACCCACAGCCTGCTTTCCACCTTTCCACCCACAACTGCAAGTCCTCCACCCACAGCCTGCTTTCCACCCACAACCCTGCACCCACAGCCTGCTTTTCAACAACAACCCTCCATTCACAGCCTGCTTTCCACCCACAACCCTGCACCCACAGCCTGCCTTCCACCCACATTCACAGCCTGCTTTCCACCCACAACCCCACCCTCAACCTCCACCTGTCTCTCCATCCACAAACCTCCACCCATGAATCCCTCCACCCTCCACCTGCCTCCACCCACACTTCATGA